A window from Leifsonia shinshuensis encodes these proteins:
- a CDS encoding MFS transporter: MSSRDVDAVSATAAPRDAEAVGGVLSRPYRWTSIGMCLLVTLAAFEALAVTTIMPAVSRELDGAALYAFAFAGPLAVGVVGMVAAGAWADRGNPRSALIASVALFVAGLLTAGLAPTMGLFVIGRLVHGLGGGALTVVLYVIVARVYPPRLHPRIFAGFAAAWVIPSLIGPFIAGVLTETVGWRWVFLGVVALTGLAMLMVVPVMRGVLRAPGEPAPFRVSRLLWAVLLAAAVLALTLAAEARGPVQWVVPVVAAVAAGLAIRPLVPRGTLLARRGLPSVILMRAIVAATFFATEVYVPLLMVTEYGVSAAIAGLALTAAGLSWAAASWWQGRFPQLGHQAAARLAAGGLSIALASLIATAILHLDPLVVVVGWAFAGAGMGFLYPRLGVLTLQYSTKDDQGFNSSALSIADSTGSAVALAATAIVFAAMRGLPGGWPFAGAFAVTAVLCGLSWVIGSRLVRRG; this comes from the coding sequence ATGAGCTCGCGCGACGTGGATGCGGTGTCGGCCACCGCCGCACCCCGCGATGCCGAGGCTGTCGGCGGTGTGCTGAGCCGCCCCTACCGGTGGACGAGCATCGGGATGTGCCTCCTCGTCACGCTCGCGGCGTTCGAGGCGCTGGCGGTGACCACGATCATGCCGGCGGTGAGCCGGGAACTCGATGGCGCCGCCCTGTACGCCTTCGCGTTCGCGGGTCCGCTGGCGGTCGGCGTGGTCGGGATGGTGGCCGCCGGCGCGTGGGCGGACCGCGGCAATCCGCGCTCGGCGCTGATCGCATCCGTCGCCCTCTTCGTCGCCGGTCTGCTCACCGCCGGGCTCGCCCCGACGATGGGGCTGTTCGTCATCGGCCGGCTGGTGCACGGGCTCGGCGGCGGCGCGCTCACGGTGGTGCTCTACGTGATCGTCGCCCGCGTGTATCCGCCGCGCCTCCACCCGCGGATCTTCGCCGGCTTCGCCGCGGCCTGGGTGATCCCGTCGCTGATCGGTCCCTTCATCGCCGGGGTGCTGACCGAGACGGTCGGCTGGCGCTGGGTGTTCCTCGGCGTGGTGGCGCTGACCGGGCTCGCCATGCTGATGGTGGTTCCGGTGATGCGGGGCGTGCTGCGGGCGCCCGGCGAGCCGGCGCCGTTCCGGGTGTCCCGGCTGCTCTGGGCAGTGCTGCTCGCGGCGGCCGTGCTCGCGCTCACCCTGGCCGCAGAGGCGAGAGGCCCGGTGCAGTGGGTCGTGCCGGTGGTGGCCGCCGTGGCCGCCGGCCTCGCGATCCGGCCGCTCGTTCCGCGCGGAACGCTGCTCGCCCGTCGCGGGCTGCCCAGCGTCATCCTGATGCGGGCGATCGTCGCGGCGACCTTCTTCGCGACCGAGGTCTACGTGCCGCTGCTCATGGTGACCGAGTACGGCGTGTCCGCCGCGATCGCGGGGCTCGCGCTGACGGCGGCCGGGCTGAGCTGGGCGGCGGCGTCCTGGTGGCAGGGGAGGTTCCCGCAGCTGGGCCACCAGGCGGCAGCGCGCCTGGCCGCCGGCGGACTCAGCATCGCGCTCGCGTCGCTCATCGCGACCGCGATCCTGCACCTCGATCCGCTGGTCGTGGTCGTCGGCTGGGCCTTCGCGGGAGCGGGCATGGGCTTCCTGTACCCGCGGCTGGGCGTGCTGACGCTGCAGTACTCGACGAAGGACGACCAGGGCTTCAACAGCTCGGCGCTGTCGATCGCGGACTCGACCGGCTCGGCCGTCGCCCTCGCGGCGACGGCGATCGTCTTCGCGGCCATGCGTGGGCTGCCGGGCGGGTGGCCGTTCGCCGGGGCGTTCGCGGTCACGGCGGTGCTGTGCGGGCTGTCCTGGGTGATCGGGTCGCGGTTGGTGCGGCGCGGCTGA
- a CDS encoding LacI family DNA-binding transcriptional regulator: MSENVPTLSDVAAHAGVSLATASRALNGSARTVNPALQERVLASASALGYSANVQAQAVARGTTNVVALVVGDIADPYFASIASGVVRVADERGLIVTITATGLYAGAASVEREQAALTALRGQRPRAVVLAGSRVVGAEPPTTGRERVAVVGSGAPGLRTVSVDNTGGAARLAHELRSLGYADFAVIAGPEELVTVRDRVDGFRSVAGEVPVEHAEFSRDGGRRAMSALLASGARPECVFAVSDVMAIGAMAALREAGIRPGEDIAVAGFDDIPLVADVTPALTSVALPLADIGARALELALSDDGGTEDAAPVAAEVRLRASTPRR, encoded by the coding sequence GTGAGCGAGAACGTCCCCACGCTGTCCGACGTCGCCGCGCACGCGGGCGTCTCGCTGGCGACCGCGTCGCGCGCCCTCAACGGCAGCGCCCGCACGGTCAACCCGGCCCTGCAGGAGCGGGTGCTCGCCTCGGCGAGCGCCCTCGGGTACAGCGCCAACGTGCAGGCCCAGGCGGTCGCGCGCGGCACCACCAACGTCGTCGCACTCGTCGTCGGCGACATCGCGGACCCGTACTTCGCATCCATCGCGTCGGGCGTCGTGCGCGTCGCGGACGAGCGCGGCCTCATCGTCACCATCACCGCCACGGGGCTGTACGCGGGAGCAGCGTCGGTCGAGCGGGAGCAGGCGGCGCTGACCGCGCTCCGCGGGCAGCGTCCCCGAGCCGTCGTGCTCGCCGGGAGCCGCGTCGTCGGCGCTGAGCCGCCGACGACCGGGCGCGAGCGGGTCGCCGTCGTCGGCTCGGGCGCTCCGGGCCTGCGGACCGTGTCCGTGGACAACACCGGGGGCGCGGCCCGGCTCGCGCACGAGTTGCGCTCCCTGGGCTATGCGGATTTCGCGGTGATCGCCGGACCGGAGGAGCTGGTCACCGTGCGCGACCGGGTCGACGGGTTCCGTTCGGTGGCGGGCGAGGTGCCGGTCGAGCACGCCGAGTTCTCACGCGACGGCGGCCGCCGCGCCATGTCCGCGCTCCTCGCCTCGGGCGCGCGGCCCGAGTGCGTCTTCGCGGTGAGCGACGTGATGGCCATCGGCGCCATGGCCGCATTGCGGGAGGCGGGCATCCGCCCGGGGGAGGACATCGCCGTCGCCGGCTTCGACGACATCCCATTGGTGGCCGACGTGACCCCGGCGCTGACGTCCGTCGCGCTGCCGCTGGCCGACATCGGCGCACGCGCCCTCGAGCTCGCCCTCTCCGACGACGGCGGCACGGAGGACGCGGCCCCGGTCGCCGCCGAGGTGCGTTTGCGGGCCTCGACGCCGCGGCGCTGA
- a CDS encoding MFS transporter codes for MTDTALGSTRLNPDQRNAFIASLLGWMMDAFDYFIIVLVYADIGAEFGVPLQQMAYLTTVTLIMRPVGAYLFGLWADRVGRRIPLMADVCFYAIVGFLCAFAPNFTVLFILRLLYGIGMAASGDSAQPSRWRRCRAPVVVCTRASCRPATRPDTSWLRSPSCWFTRSSASTGAGCSRSAILPALITLIIRSRVKESEVWENTREKMRKADTSIRRVFFDGKVLRRFVYLVLLMAAFNWMSHGTQDIYPTFLKSTENGGAGLDAATAGWIAVVYNIGAIVGCIVLGSLSDRWGRKATIILGAALTIPIIPIFAFSQTAGLLCLGSALIQFTTQGAWGAIPAHLNEMSPNAIRGFYPGVTYQLGNVIAAFNLPIQQALAPQLGYGWAMASTVGIAAIAVILLTAFGKQAHGIDFTRADAATPAAEPAVRARR; via the coding sequence GTGACAGACACCGCTCTCGGCTCCACCCGCCTCAACCCCGACCAGCGCAACGCGTTCATCGCGTCGCTGCTCGGCTGGATGATGGACGCCTTCGACTACTTCATCATCGTCCTGGTCTACGCGGACATCGGCGCGGAGTTCGGCGTCCCGCTCCAGCAGATGGCGTACCTGACCACCGTCACCCTGATCATGCGGCCCGTCGGCGCCTACCTGTTCGGCCTGTGGGCGGACCGGGTCGGCCGTCGCATCCCGTTGATGGCCGACGTGTGCTTCTACGCGATCGTCGGGTTCCTGTGCGCGTTCGCCCCCAACTTCACGGTGCTCTTCATCCTGCGGCTGCTCTACGGCATCGGCATGGCGGCGAGTGGGGACTCGGCGCAGCCCTCACGATGGAGAAGGTGCCGCGCACCCGTCGTGGTCTGTACTCGGGCATCCTGCAGGCCGGCTACTCGGCCGGATACCTCCTGGCTTCGCTCGCCTTCCTGCTGGTTCACTCGGTCTTCGGCCTCAACTGGCGCTGGATGTTCGCGCTCAGCAATCCTGCCCGCCCTGATCACGCTCATCATCCGCTCCCGGGTGAAGGAGTCGGAGGTGTGGGAGAACACCCGCGAGAAGATGCGCAAGGCCGACACGTCCATCCGCCGCGTCTTCTTCGACGGCAAGGTGCTGCGCCGCTTCGTCTACCTGGTGCTGTTGATGGCGGCGTTCAACTGGATGAGCCACGGCACGCAGGACATCTATCCGACGTTCCTGAAGTCCACCGAGAACGGGGGTGCGGGGCTGGATGCCGCGACGGCCGGCTGGATCGCCGTCGTCTACAACATCGGGGCCATCGTCGGCTGCATCGTGCTCGGATCGCTCTCCGACCGGTGGGGCCGCAAGGCGACGATCATCCTGGGCGCGGCGCTGACCATCCCGATCATCCCGATCTTCGCCTTCTCGCAGACGGCCGGGCTGCTGTGCCTGGGATCCGCGCTCATCCAGTTCACCACCCAGGGTGCCTGGGGAGCGATCCCCGCCCACCTGAACGAGATGTCGCCGAACGCGATCCGCGGGTTCTACCCCGGCGTCACGTACCAGCTCGGCAACGTGATCGCCGCCTTCAACCTGCCCATCCAGCAGGCGCTGGCGCCGCAGCTCGGCTACGGCTGGGCGATGGCGTCGACGGTCGGAATCGCGGCGATCGCGGTCATCCTGCTGACGGCGTTCGGCAAGCAGGCGCACGGGATCGACTTCACCCGCGCCGACGCGGCGACGCCCGCGGCAGAGCCGGCGGTGCGCGCGCGGCGCTGA
- a CDS encoding Gfo/Idh/MocA family oxidoreductase: MSSIGIIMNGVSGRMGYRQHLVRSILAIREQGGVELSDGRRVQVVPLLVGRNEEKLAELAKRHDIADYTTDLDAALADDRWQIYADFLVTQARSAAIRKAIAAGKAIYTEKPTADSFAEALELARLADDAGVKNGVVHDKLYLPGMRKLKRLIDSGFFGRILSVRGEFGYWVFEGDWQEAQRPSWNYRAEDGGGIVVDMFPHWSYVLENLFGRVQSVYAQAATEIPERVDERGEPYAATADDAAYAIFQLEGGITAQLNSSWTTRVNRDELVEFQVDGTLGSAVVGLFGCKIQPRNATPKPVWNPDLADDHDYASDWIESPANEVFENGFKTQWEDFLRHVLEDAPHRFDFLAGARGVQLAELGLRSSREGRRIELPPVTLDSTPVPASADLQAAAR, encoded by the coding sequence GTGTCGTCGATCGGCATCATCATGAACGGCGTCTCCGGGCGCATGGGTTACCGCCAGCACCTGGTGCGGTCGATCCTGGCCATCCGCGAGCAGGGCGGCGTCGAGCTGTCGGACGGCCGGCGCGTGCAGGTCGTGCCGCTCCTCGTCGGCCGCAACGAGGAGAAACTCGCCGAGCTGGCGAAGCGGCACGACATCGCCGACTACACCACCGACCTCGACGCCGCGCTCGCGGACGACCGCTGGCAGATCTACGCCGACTTCCTGGTCACGCAGGCGCGGTCGGCCGCCATCCGCAAGGCGATCGCCGCCGGGAAGGCCATCTACACGGAGAAGCCGACCGCGGACAGCTTCGCCGAGGCGCTCGAGCTGGCCAGGCTCGCGGACGACGCGGGCGTCAAGAACGGCGTCGTCCACGACAAGCTTTACCTGCCCGGGATGCGCAAGCTGAAGCGGCTCATCGACTCCGGCTTCTTCGGCCGCATCCTGTCGGTGCGCGGCGAGTTCGGCTACTGGGTGTTCGAGGGCGACTGGCAGGAGGCGCAGCGTCCGAGCTGGAACTACCGGGCCGAGGACGGCGGCGGCATCGTGGTCGACATGTTCCCGCACTGGAGCTACGTGCTCGAGAACCTGTTCGGCCGCGTCCAGTCCGTTTACGCGCAGGCCGCCACCGAGATCCCCGAGCGGGTCGACGAGCGCGGCGAGCCGTACGCCGCGACGGCCGATGATGCCGCCTACGCGATCTTCCAGCTGGAGGGCGGCATCACGGCCCAGCTCAACTCCAGCTGGACGACGAGGGTGAACCGGGATGAGCTGGTCGAGTTCCAGGTGGACGGCACCCTCGGCAGCGCGGTCGTCGGCCTCTTCGGGTGCAAGATCCAGCCCCGGAACGCCACCCCGAAGCCGGTGTGGAACCCCGACCTCGCCGACGACCACGACTACGCCTCCGACTGGATCGAGTCCCCGGCGAACGAGGTGTTCGAGAACGGGTTCAAGACCCAGTGGGAGGACTTCCTCCGGCATGTGCTCGAGGATGCGCCTCACCGGTTCGACTTCCTGGCGGGCGCCCGCGGCGTGCAGCTCGCAGAGCTGGGCCTCCGCTCCTCCCGCGAGGGCCGCCGCATCGAGCTGCCGCCGGTGACGCTCGACAGCACGCCGGTCCCCGCGTCCGCCGACCTGCAGGCGGCGGCCCGATGA
- a CDS encoding dihydrodipicolinate synthase family protein, producing MSGPTATAVPTSTGATAAPPSTPVTLLHADGTTSTTDLGTAPAFRRPTAPLRSRVAYAAAHVIPKPWAENVPGAPADIDWDATLAFRRHLYSWGLGVADAMDTAQRNMGLDAAATRELIARSAADARAVGGSVVAGVNTDHVDDDVIPLDAVIDAYTRQLHATEDAGAGVVLMASRHLARAAESAADYERVYGAVIGAASAPVVLHWLGPAFDPALAGYFGSAGFGPAADTVLRIIEAADGRVSGIKMSLLDADAERSLRSRLPEGVRMFTGDDFNYVELIDDEGEDTGGEAGAPAHSDALLGAFAAIGPAASAALQALDQGDHDRYRSILTPTQELSRQIFAGPTFYYKTGVAFLSWLNGHQDAFAMVGGLHSARSLPHLSEIVRLAARSGALERPDLAAERWTSLLRLNGVDA from the coding sequence ATGAGCGGCCCGACTGCGACAGCCGTTCCCACCTCTACCGGCGCGACCGCGGCACCCCCCTCCACGCCCGTCACCCTCCTGCACGCCGACGGCACCACCTCCACCACCGACCTCGGAACCGCCCCCGCGTTCCGCCGCCCCACCGCGCCGCTGCGGTCGCGGGTCGCCTACGCGGCGGCTCACGTCATCCCCAAGCCGTGGGCCGAGAACGTCCCCGGCGCCCCGGCCGACATCGACTGGGATGCGACGCTCGCCTTCCGGCGCCACCTCTACTCGTGGGGGCTCGGCGTCGCGGACGCGATGGACACCGCCCAGCGCAACATGGGGCTCGACGCGGCGGCGACGCGCGAGCTCATCGCACGCAGCGCGGCGGATGCCCGCGCCGTCGGCGGCTCGGTCGTCGCCGGGGTGAACACCGACCACGTCGACGATGACGTCATCCCGCTGGATGCGGTGATCGACGCCTACACACGGCAGCTCCACGCCACCGAGGACGCCGGGGCCGGCGTCGTGCTCATGGCCAGCCGGCATCTGGCCCGGGCGGCGGAGTCGGCCGCCGACTACGAGCGCGTCTACGGTGCCGTGATCGGGGCCGCGTCGGCGCCGGTGGTCCTGCACTGGCTCGGGCCCGCGTTCGACCCTGCCCTCGCCGGGTACTTCGGATCGGCCGGCTTCGGGCCGGCCGCCGACACGGTGCTGCGGATCATCGAGGCGGCCGACGGCCGGGTGTCCGGCATCAAGATGAGCCTGCTCGACGCCGACGCCGAGCGCTCGCTGCGGTCGCGGCTGCCGGAGGGCGTGCGGATGTTCACCGGCGACGACTTCAACTACGTCGAGCTGATCGACGACGAGGGCGAGGACACGGGAGGCGAGGCCGGCGCACCCGCGCACTCGGATGCGCTGCTGGGCGCGTTCGCCGCGATCGGTCCCGCCGCATCCGCGGCACTGCAGGCCCTCGACCAGGGCGACCACGACCGCTACCGCAGCATCCTCACGCCGACGCAGGAGCTGTCCCGGCAGATCTTCGCCGGGCCCACCTTCTACTACAAGACCGGGGTGGCCTTCCTGTCCTGGCTGAACGGCCACCAGGACGCCTTCGCCATGGTCGGCGGCCTCCACTCGGCGCGGAGCCTGCCGCACCTCTCCGAGATCGTGCGGCTCGCCGCGCGCAGCGGCGCCCTCGAGCGCCCGGACCTCGCCGCCGAGCGCTGGACGTCGCTCCTCCGCCTGAACGGAGTGGACGCGTGA
- a CDS encoding sugar phosphate isomerase/epimerase family protein, which produces MSRPDPRLSINQATIKYASLADALRVMSDSGMQSIGLWREPVAEVGLDRAARMLADSGLRFSSLCRGGFFTAPEGAERRAALDANRRAIEETATLAAAGAEGSAAVLVLVAGGLPADSRDLVGARERVVDALAELEPEASAAGVALAVEPLHPMYAADRAVVSTLGQALDIAERFPAASVGVVVDTFHVWWDPDLLRQIARAGAGGRIASYQVCDWVTPLPADVLLARGMMGDGHIDFAPITAAVAEAGYTGDIEVEIFNESIWAEDPASVVARTAEAFERCVGATAPAAR; this is translated from the coding sequence GTGAGTCGGCCCGACCCGCGCCTGTCGATCAACCAGGCGACGATCAAGTACGCGTCGCTCGCCGACGCGCTTCGCGTGATGAGCGACTCCGGTATGCAGAGCATCGGCCTCTGGCGCGAACCGGTCGCCGAGGTCGGGCTCGACCGGGCGGCGCGGATGCTGGCCGACTCCGGTCTGCGCTTCTCGAGCCTCTGCCGTGGCGGCTTCTTCACGGCCCCGGAGGGCGCGGAGCGGCGGGCGGCGCTGGATGCGAACCGGCGCGCGATCGAGGAGACCGCGACGCTGGCGGCCGCCGGCGCGGAGGGGTCCGCGGCGGTGCTGGTGCTCGTCGCGGGCGGACTTCCCGCGGACTCGCGCGATCTGGTGGGTGCGCGCGAGCGCGTCGTCGATGCGCTCGCCGAGCTGGAGCCCGAGGCGAGCGCCGCCGGCGTCGCGCTGGCGGTCGAGCCGCTGCACCCGATGTACGCGGCCGACCGTGCCGTCGTCTCAACGCTCGGCCAGGCGCTGGACATCGCGGAGCGATTCCCCGCCGCGTCGGTCGGCGTCGTCGTCGACACCTTCCACGTGTGGTGGGATCCCGACCTGCTCCGACAGATCGCCCGCGCAGGCGCCGGTGGCCGGATCGCGAGCTACCAGGTCTGCGACTGGGTCACCCCGCTGCCCGCGGACGTGCTGCTCGCGCGGGGGATGATGGGCGACGGCCACATCGACTTCGCCCCGATCACGGCCGCGGTCGCGGAGGCCGGGTACACGGGCGACATCGAGGTGGAGATCTTCAACGAGTCCATCTGGGCGGAGGATCCGGCGAGCGTCGTCGCTCGGACGGCCGAGGCGTTCGAGCGCTGCGTCGGGGCGACGGCTCCGGCGGCGCGGTGA
- a CDS encoding glycerate kinase, producing MSVVVVAPDSFKGSASAAEIAAALAAGWQDERPADRIVPVPMADGGEGTLDAFEAAVPGAVRHPVRVPGPTGEPVDATWLMLPGGTALVELAETSGLGRLTSPAPFAAHTVGFGLAIADALAADATGLLLAIGGSSSTDGGAGALTALGARFLDADGRDIPPGNAGLAAVATADLSRLAPLPPGGARILSDVTSPLLGPSGAAAVFGPQKGATEGDVPALEASLRRFAEVVGAAGATTDPDAPGAGAAGGTGFGLLLWGARMAPGAEAVGEALGLPATIASADVVITGEGRFDSQSASGKVPAYVSGLARRAGARVMLAAGSIQAPTHDFAAAVALADLAGSPSAAIADPARWARAAGAALARRL from the coding sequence GTGAGCGTCGTCGTCGTCGCGCCCGACTCGTTCAAAGGGTCCGCGTCCGCAGCAGAGATCGCCGCCGCGCTCGCAGCAGGCTGGCAGGATGAGCGTCCGGCCGACCGGATCGTGCCGGTCCCGATGGCCGACGGGGGCGAAGGGACGCTGGACGCGTTCGAGGCTGCGGTGCCCGGCGCCGTGCGGCATCCGGTCCGGGTTCCCGGCCCGACCGGGGAGCCCGTCGACGCGACGTGGCTCATGCTGCCGGGGGGCACGGCTCTCGTCGAGCTGGCCGAGACGAGCGGACTCGGGCGCCTCACGTCGCCGGCGCCGTTCGCGGCGCACACCGTCGGCTTCGGACTGGCGATCGCCGACGCGCTCGCCGCAGACGCCACCGGTCTGCTCCTCGCGATCGGCGGGAGTTCATCGACGGACGGCGGCGCGGGCGCACTCACGGCGCTCGGCGCGCGATTCCTGGATGCCGACGGTCGCGACATCCCGCCGGGCAACGCAGGCCTCGCCGCCGTCGCGACGGCCGACCTTTCGAGACTGGCTCCGCTGCCGCCGGGCGGTGCCCGCATCCTGAGCGATGTGACGAGCCCGCTGCTCGGTCCGTCGGGTGCCGCCGCGGTGTTCGGGCCGCAGAAGGGCGCGACCGAGGGCGATGTCCCGGCGCTGGAGGCGTCCCTGCGGCGCTTCGCCGAGGTCGTCGGTGCGGCCGGCGCGACGACCGACCCGGACGCTCCCGGCGCGGGCGCCGCCGGGGGAACGGGATTCGGCCTGCTGCTGTGGGGCGCGCGGATGGCGCCCGGAGCAGAGGCTGTCGGCGAGGCCCTCGGGCTGCCGGCCACCATCGCGTCGGCGGATGTCGTCATCACGGGGGAGGGCCGCTTCGACAGCCAGTCCGCCTCCGGCAAGGTCCCGGCCTACGTGTCGGGGCTCGCGCGCCGCGCCGGCGCGCGGGTCATGCTCGCGGCGGGCAGCATCCAGGCGCCGACCCACGACTTCGCGGCTGCCGTCGCGCTCGCCGACCTCGCCGGCTCGCCCTCCGCCGCGATCGCGGACCCCGCCCGCTGGGCGCGCGCCGCCGGCGCCGCCCTCGCCCGCCGCCTCTAA
- a CDS encoding FGGY family carbohydrate kinase translates to MTLVAGVDSSTQSCKVVVRDLETGELVRSGRAAHPDGTEVDPAAWWAALQEALAAAGGLDDVDAISIAGQQHGMVVLDAEGRVIRDALLWNDTRSAQAARDLIDEVGAEEYAARVGVVPVASFTATKLRWLRDAEPANAARVAAVALPHDWLTWRLLGYGPADESELGPDLEALTTDRSDASGTAYWGAASGAYDLELFERALGRPGREAAGAGAEGVSGASGDGSLVVLPRVLGPSEAAGRTSSGLLVGPGAGDNAGAALGLGAGEGDVVVSIGTSGTVFAVTDASIADPSGTVAGFADASGLSLPLIATLNAARVLGSIAGLLSVDHDGLSSLALSAEPGAGGVVLVPYFEGERTPNLPDAKASIHGLTLASTTPANLARAAIEGMLCGLADGLDAVRAAGVRERRILLIGGAAQNPAVAQVAAQVFDAPIEVPAPGEYVADGGAVQAAWALTGTRPAWSVDTAAALPVDTRPAIRAQYAAARP, encoded by the coding sequence GTGACTCTCGTCGCCGGCGTCGACTCCTCGACGCAGAGCTGCAAGGTGGTCGTGCGCGACCTCGAGACCGGCGAGCTGGTGCGCTCGGGGCGCGCCGCGCATCCCGACGGCACCGAGGTCGACCCGGCCGCCTGGTGGGCCGCGCTTCAGGAGGCGCTGGCGGCGGCGGGCGGGCTGGACGACGTCGACGCCATCTCGATCGCCGGCCAGCAGCACGGCATGGTGGTGCTGGATGCGGAGGGCCGCGTCATCCGCGACGCCCTGCTGTGGAACGACACCCGGTCGGCGCAGGCCGCCCGCGACCTGATCGACGAGGTCGGCGCCGAGGAGTACGCGGCGCGCGTCGGCGTGGTCCCGGTCGCCTCCTTCACGGCGACGAAGCTTCGCTGGCTGCGGGATGCGGAGCCCGCGAACGCGGCGCGCGTCGCCGCGGTGGCGCTCCCCCACGACTGGCTGACCTGGCGCCTGCTCGGCTACGGGCCGGCGGACGAGAGCGAGCTCGGACCGGACCTGGAGGCGCTGACCACGGATCGCTCGGACGCCAGCGGCACCGCATACTGGGGCGCCGCGAGCGGGGCGTACGACCTGGAGCTGTTCGAGCGGGCGCTCGGGCGTCCGGGGCGCGAGGCGGCGGGAGCGGGTGCGGAGGGTGTTTCCGGTGCTTCCGGTGACGGCTCTCTCGTGGTGCTGCCGCGCGTGCTGGGCCCCTCGGAGGCCGCCGGACGGACATCGTCCGGCCTGCTCGTCGGCCCGGGAGCGGGCGACAACGCCGGCGCCGCCCTCGGGCTCGGCGCCGGAGAGGGAGACGTCGTCGTCTCGATCGGCACGTCCGGCACCGTCTTCGCCGTGACGGATGCGTCCATCGCCGATCCGTCGGGAACCGTCGCCGGCTTCGCCGACGCGTCCGGGCTCTCCCTCCCCCTCATCGCGACCCTCAACGCGGCACGGGTGCTCGGCTCGATCGCCGGGCTGCTGTCCGTCGACCACGACGGGCTCTCGTCCCTCGCGCTCTCGGCCGAGCCCGGTGCGGGCGGCGTCGTGCTCGTGCCGTACTTCGAGGGCGAGCGGACCCCCAACCTGCCGGACGCGAAGGCCAGCATCCACGGCCTCACCCTCGCCTCGACGACCCCGGCCAACCTGGCACGGGCCGCGATCGAGGGGATGCTGTGCGGGCTCGCCGACGGACTCGACGCCGTGCGCGCGGCCGGGGTGCGCGAGCGGCGCATCCTGCTGATCGGCGGCGCCGCCCAGAACCCGGCGGTCGCGCAGGTGGCCGCGCAGGTATTCGACGCCCCGATCGAGGTTCCCGCCCCCGGCGAGTACGTCGCCGACGGCGGAGCCGTCCAGGCCGCGTGGGCCCTCACCGGCACCCGCCCCGCCTGGAGCGTCGACACCGCCGCCGCCCTCCCCGTCGACACGCGTCCCGCCATCCGCGCCCAGTACGCCGCCGCGCGCCCCTGA
- the xylA gene encoding xylose isomerase — translation MSLTPTRADKFSFGLWTIGYNGTDPFGGPTRPQLDVVEAVHKLDELGAYGLTFHDDDLFAFGSTDAERQTQIDRLKQALSDTGIIVPMVTTNLFSAPVFKDGGFTSNDRAVRRFALRKVLRNIDLAAELGAKTFVMWGGREGAEYDAAKDIRSALERYREAVNLLGDYVTDKGYDIRFAIEPKPNEPRGDILLPTVGHALAFINSLERPELVGLNPEVGHEQMAGLNFAAGIAQALYHGKLYHIDLNGQRGIKYDQDLVFGHGDLQNAFALVDLLENGGPDGGPAYDGPRHFDYKPSRTEDITGVWDSAAANMRTYLLLKERAQAFRADPEVQEQLEASRVIELSRPTLGDGESYDDLLADRSAYEDFDPSAYFGGKGFGFVRLQQLALEHLLGAR, via the coding sequence ATGAGCCTCACCCCCACCCGTGCCGACAAGTTCTCGTTCGGACTGTGGACCATCGGCTACAACGGCACCGACCCGTTCGGCGGCCCGACCCGCCCGCAGCTCGACGTGGTCGAGGCGGTGCACAAGCTCGACGAGCTCGGCGCCTACGGCCTCACCTTCCACGACGACGACCTGTTCGCGTTCGGCTCGACCGACGCCGAGCGCCAGACGCAGATCGACCGCCTCAAGCAGGCGCTCAGCGACACCGGCATCATCGTGCCGATGGTGACCACCAACCTGTTCTCGGCCCCGGTCTTCAAGGACGGCGGCTTCACCTCCAACGACCGCGCCGTGCGCCGCTTCGCGCTGCGCAAGGTGCTCCGCAACATCGACCTGGCCGCCGAGCTCGGCGCCAAGACGTTCGTGATGTGGGGCGGCCGCGAGGGCGCCGAGTACGACGCCGCCAAGGACATCCGCTCTGCGCTCGAGCGCTACCGCGAGGCCGTCAACCTGCTCGGCGACTACGTCACCGACAAGGGCTACGACATCCGCTTCGCCATCGAGCCGAAGCCGAACGAGCCGCGCGGCGACATCCTGCTGCCGACCGTCGGCCACGCGCTCGCCTTCATCAACTCGCTGGAGCGCCCGGAGCTCGTCGGCCTCAACCCCGAGGTCGGCCACGAGCAGATGGCGGGCCTCAACTTCGCCGCCGGCATCGCTCAGGCGCTGTATCACGGCAAGCTCTACCACATCGACCTCAACGGGCAGCGCGGCATCAAGTACGACCAGGACCTCGTCTTCGGTCACGGCGACCTGCAGAACGCGTTCGCGCTGGTCGACCTGCTCGAGAACGGCGGCCCCGACGGCGGCCCGGCCTACGACGGCCCGCGCCACTTCGACTACAAGCCGTCCCGCACCGAGGACATCACCGGTGTCTGGGACTCGGCGGCCGCGAACATGCGCACCTACCTCCTGCTGAAGGAGCGGGCGCAGGCGTTCCGTGCCGACCCCGAGGTGCAGGAGCAGCTGGAGGCGTCGCGCGTGATCGAGCTGTCGCGTCCGACCCTCGGCGACGGCGAGTCGTACGACGACCTGCTCGCCGACCGCAGCGCGTACGAGGACTTCGACCCGAGCGCGTACTTCGGCGGCAAGGGCTTCGGCTTCGTCCGGCTGCAGCAGCTCGCGCTCGAGCACCTGCTCGGCGCGCGCTGA